A window from Chaetodon trifascialis isolate fChaTrf1 chromosome 5, fChaTrf1.hap1, whole genome shotgun sequence encodes these proteins:
- the gpm6aa gene encoding glycoprotein M6Aa, producing the protein MEEDMDEGQTQKGCLECCIKCLGGIPYPSLIATILLYAGVALFCGCGHEALSGTVTILQNYFEVVRSPVDALDVFTMIDIIKYVIYGIASAFFVYGILLMVEGFFTSGAIKDLYGDFKITTCGRCVSAWFIMLTYIFMLAWLGVTAFTSLPVFIYFNIWNICQNATVLEGATLCLDPRQYGIVPISEAKTVCAGSEKFYKMCESNELDMTFHLFICALAGAGAAVIAMIHYLMVLSANWAYVKDACRMQKYEDIKSKEEQELHDIHSTRSKERLNAYT; encoded by the exons GATGCCTTGAGTGCTGCATCAAATGCCTGGGTGGGATCCCATACCCGTCTCTTATAGCCACCATTTTGCTGTACGCTGGCGTGGCTCTGTTCTGCGGCTGCGGACACGAGGCCCTGTCTGGCACCGTCACCATCCTCCAGAACTACTTCGAGGTGGTACGGAGCCCTGTGGATGCACTGGACGTCTTCACCAT GATTGACATCATCAAGTATGTGATCTACGGCATTGCTTCGGCTTTCTTTGTGTACGGCATCCTGCTGATGGTGGAGGGCTTCTTCACCAGTGGAGCCATCAAAGACCTGTATGGAGACTTCAAGATTACCACCTGTGGACGCTGTGTCAGCGCTTGG TTCATCATGCTGACGTACATCTTCATGCTGGCTTGGCTCGGAGTGACTGCTTTTACCTCCCTCCCAGTCTTTATATACTTCAACATCTGGAATATTTGCCAAAATGCTACCGTGCTGGAGGGGGCCACACTCTGCCTGGACCCACGCCAGTATG gTATTGTGCCAATTTCTGAGGCGAAAACAGTGTGTGCTGGATCAGAGAAATTCTACAAGATGTGTGAATCCAATGAG CTGGATATGACTTTCCACCTGTTCATCTGTGCCCTCGCCGGAGCGGGAGCTGCTGTTATTGCTATG ATCCACTACTTGATGGTGCTTTCTGCCAACTGGGCCTACGTGAAGGATGCCTGCCGAATGCAGAAGTACGAGGACATCAAGTcaaaggaggagcaggagcttCACGACATCCACTCCACTCGCTCCAAGGAGCGTCTCAACGCCTACACATAA